One Cucurbita pepo subsp. pepo cultivar mu-cu-16 unplaced genomic scaffold, ASM280686v2 Cp4.1_scaffold000443, whole genome shotgun sequence genomic window, atatatatatatatcgtttaatatattaataacatatataaaaatataaactagGTTTATAGGGAAATTATTATTAGGGTAGAAAATATGTATCCTTAGTTACTCCCCGTATGAATAATTTTGACATGGATTTGGTTGTCCATGATATTGGATCTGAGTGTTAATTGGTAACAAACTCAGTGTGTttgaatgtattttttttcctttgtttcatATTCGAATATTGCATGCAAAGGACCAACTCGGCCTTCCCATCTTATTccatattcaaatttcattcatctcttcaatctctctctccctctctctcattCAATTATCTCtctaaatagatttttaatgaattgtgTGAGATNCTCatgttagttggagaggagacaTTACTTGTAAGGATGTgaaaatttttcatattagatgcattttaaaactgtgaagctggggatgatatgtaatgagccaaaacatACCATATCTACTAGTCGTAGACttgggcagttacaaatggtatcagagataGACATtgatggtgtgccagcgagaacatTGTGCCTctaagagaggtggattgtgagatcccaccttggtttgagaggagaacgaagcatttcttataagagtgtggaaatttctccctagcatacgcgtttttcaaccgtgagactgacgatgatatgtaacgagtcaaaatggacaatatttactagcagtaggcttgactgttacaaatggtttcagAGACAGACATTGAgcaatgtgctagcgagaatgCTGGATCCCAAGAaagtgaattatgagatcccacatcggttggagaaaggaacgaaacattccttataacggtgtggaaacctcttcctagcagacacattttaaagtcGTGAGACTAATGGCGATGTGGAGTTTTTTTTGTAGTGTTGTAATTTCAAGTTCAGTTCTAACCCAGGATCTTATTAACAATACAAGTTAGGATCAAACCATAATCTTTctaatatttaagaaaactCTTTTAAAATACCTTTCTTATTTTGGGTAAACGTATTTTTGAAAAGCAAATagtagaattttgaaaattagaaaatattatggcatcattaaattatattttatgctCAACTTGAATTTAACGGTACATTTTACTATTATATACTGAACTTAAGATTTATATAATGaaagattaataataataagttatgattaaaagaaaacgacAACCTGAAAATGTTCAAACGTGGCATAATTAGCATGCATAATTCAGCATTAACTTAATgcattttgtaataaatttgtataatgCATTTTCAACTAAGAGCTTACTAAGAAAATGACCCTTTCCATCTGAAATTGATCAAACATAGAAGGAAGCTGAAAAAGTAGGGTGAGAATCTAAAgctttgaatttgtttatgGAACATACCTGTATATGAAAACCGATGCGACGGTGGCAGCCATGGGCGGTCGAAGTAAGGAGACGATggggtggtggtggtggtggtggtgggtgGCTGCCGGTGTGAATCAGGCAAAAGAGATATAAAAGGAATGGTTGGTTTGATCGTGAAGGGAAAGTGAAGAGAAATATGTTTGTTGAGTAGCAGTGGCATCGAGATTGTGGCTCTCCAAATATGTTGATTACTTGAGTTGAAGGGTTTTATAAGTCCCTTTTAAGCAATCAGAATCTTTCTCTACCAGACATAATAATTGGCCCTGCTCTTATTGCCTTCCAAAAAGCATCATCCTCTCACTTTCAGACAAACAGACGAGAGACGAGAGAGAGATTGACGAGAAGTTGTAAGAtcttacattggttggagagtgaaACGAACAttgagtgtgaaaacctcttcctaaccgacgcgttttaaaaatcatgagactgacagcgatacataacgagtcaaaactgataatatttgctagagtAGACGTCAATGCGAGATAATAGTCGGAGTAagactaaaatattttcatagtGGACATTTTAAACTTGTGAGGCGGATGACGATAGATAATAAGTCCAAGCAGAAAATAAATGCTagcataaaatattttcatagtGGACATTTTAAACTTGTGAGGCGGATGACGATAGATAGTCCAAGCAGAAAATAAATGCTAGCAGTAGTCCATGAGCGGCTAGAAAAATCAATGTTTTCTTTAATAGGTCGAGTGTGagtgaattagggttttgtaaGCTGAGATTAAAAGCATAAATGTTTTTGGTTTGCAGAATAAGATAACATAATTAATCATGCGAGATTGCAATAATTGGTGTTCCTTTCTTTCTCACACTTTATTCAAATCTCCACAGTTCCCGGACTTTATTCaactaagaaaacaaaataaacaaatttaatgtTCGAAAGTTTAGACATAATCAAGGTTAATAACCCTTTGCTTGTGTGTGAAACTGACAATATTAACTGTTGGCAAACTATAATTAGTGGTAAGTTTGTGAGTATCCAATGTGAACAACAGACACAAATGTCGGAGTTCTGCATTCTAAAGTTAATTACTTTGGTTAGggtgatttaatttaattaattataccaTGTTTGgaatttttagataattttgaaaaatatatgtaaaaagaGTAGATAAAAATTCATTGATAGGAGTAGTATTTATAGACTTAActaattccaaaaaaaattaaaaaaattaaaaaataaataattattaaccGAATAAAAAGTAGTAGGGCTATATTAAATATGTACGGGGAATTAATTAAAGACACTAACCTGCGCCGATACGTCTCTACGGATCATGCGCTGGCCCATAAGATAATGTAAACAAGGCCCAGTAGGCTGAAGCACCAACGACGTCGTATAATCAGACCAAACACGTTTGCCATCGCGGCCCTGTTTTCTTACGTGGCATCAAACAACACATAGGAGGAGTGATAGTGTAGCCAATGAAAAAACGCCACGTTATTAGCTTACTCCACGTGGGCTCCACCATGGATTCCCGTAGGCCAGGAAAAGTATAAAATCCTAATTTGTCTATTAATTGACACATAAGTCATAGCGAAACTGCGTTAGTTTGCAATATTTGGCGGAAAGGTTACTCAAGTAGTTTAGCTGCTCCTAAATTTCCCCCAAAAAAGAAGATAGGAAAAGAAGCTGGTCTGTTTCAATtcaacttcttcttcaattttcctCCCGTAATTGCCACTCGGCTGTATTAATGGTGACATAGATTTTGGACTGGAGCTCTTCTGTTCGATTTCGATCgctagtattttttaattgtagtGTTTTCTGGATATGGCTGCCCCGTTCTTCTCAACGCCATTTCAGCCGTATGTTTACCAGGTGCTCTCTCCTTCTCgattatcattttgttgtttctaatttgaatttgattctgGATCCTGCTTGGTTTTTGGAAAATTCTGGACGATGAAATTGGAATGTTCATTATATGTCTTATTTCTTAGTTTAGGTTGCTTTCCTGATCGTCTGTATCGCGTGTGTGATCGTTTGCCGcttttcttttgtgagaaAGGCGTTTTACTTCCTTACGAATCTCATTGGTTTGAATTCTGAacgtttcaaaaaataaaaaataaaacaaatcatGAACGCGGGGTTTATTGATCGGTGGAGGACATTTTGTGATTCACTAGATATGCGTGTGAGTTATGTTCTTACCAGCCTTGTTCTCAAAGGCCAAATGTTAGATACATCGATTGAAGCACCAGCACAAGAATCTTTCTGAAATGTGCTCAATATTTTTACAAACCGCGCATGGAACTctaaaaatggagaaataataaataggaaTACCGCTTAGAACAGAGTGAATCAAAGTTAGTTTCCCAGCtttagagggaaaaaaaattttCTTCCAGGAGACTAACTTTTCATAACTTTGTTCACCATTGGATTCTAAAAGGAGATGGATTTGGGATTACTCCCAAGAGGGAGACCCACGTTAGAGGAGAGAAAGGATCGAACTTCACAACCCACCACCTCCGCCCGACTCTTGAGCTTCTCCTCGTCGCAATTGAGCCTCCCAATTTAACATTTCTCTTGTTGATCTTAAGCCCAGACAAAACATCAAGAACATAATCTCATTTCTagagcaaaagaaaatagtatcACTGGCATCCATGATGCATTTGCGGGGCTGTGGAATGGACATGTATGGTAGCTAGGTTTGAAGTTTGATAACTATATGATCGGAATgggctttttttttatctcaaaaaGTAGCTCAAGAGGTGATACATTTAAGCATTTACAAATCAACATCTAACTCGTTCTACAACCAATGTAGTATACCGAACAATATCTCCTTATGGGTTCTTTGGGTTGGATATTACCATCTACCTAATCTCTTGAAGACCATAGAGTGTAGATTGTTTTAGAAAGTTGACCTAAACTATAATAACGTCAACATGAGCATTGTTCAACTAGTTAAGGCATATGTCCTTGACCAAAAGATCAGAGATTCGAGTCGTTGAACCTAGGTTCATTGGCCTAATGGGTATTCCGGCATCCAATTCTTCCACAATCGGCATTGGCATAAGTGAAAATTATGGATATTGGAcgtcaactaaaagaaaatttttagaCATGACAGTTCGCACACTAAAGAATACATGTTTGTGATCTGGCAAAAAGCCTTAAAATAAGTGATATGGGTTGATGACAGGCGAACAACTACTCTGAGTCAGCTCAGCAGTCAAAATGGCACACATGCATTGGATGGCATCCTATTTTCTAAGCAGAAGAAAATCAATGGATTAACATAAGATTTCTCTCCCTCTTAATGTAGAGATCGCCTTGAATTGGTTTTTTCAACACTAcaatatttgaagatttgaatACACCGTTTGGTAGCTAGGAGCGTTTtactcattttatttcatttgtcaatgaaattgttctctctctctcttgaagatttggaaggattaaattttaatagttcCCATTAAGTTTTATTGAATTGTAATCTAGTGTATGATATTTCTTACTTTTGTTTTACTAACAGTGGTATGTTCTACGTCTTGTTGTAGAGTCCACAAGACGCAATGATACCTTTTCAGATTTTGGGTGGTGAAGCCCAAGTAGTACAggtatataatatattgttgttgttgttgttatgtGTCAAATAGTGGCATCATGGTGAACTACTTTCATAGTTTTTGTCTTTCTTCTAGTACTGTATCTCTTTGCTTTCTTGTTCATTTTGCTTTGGCAGATAATGCTGAAGCCACAAGAGAAAGTTATTGCAAGGCCTGGTAAGTTGTGTTagaataaactttttttttttttttttttttggatacaCTCGTCTTGCTTTCTATCTCTTCATAGAGAgacaatttttctattttttataaaacttcCCTTGGGTCAGGTTCATGTTTAACATGTTTCGGATATCAACCCAATATGTCTACAACACTTGTTCTACGTGCTTTTAATTTGTACACAATATCAACACTCTGTGGACACTTGCATAAAATGATTGTTTTGTAAAAACAAATCCTTATAGTTTGTGAATAGCAAGTGGTTCAAGTTCTCCCCCGTAGTGTTGGTCAATATACATCGGCACTAGATATACAGAACGTTGGCAATTTGATGATTTGTTAATGCTCTTTATCTGCTGTTTCAACTGTACTTATTCTCAATGCTCATAGGAAACTTGCAGTAATAGTCATGACAgctttctttatttcaagaaGTTATGTTTATGAGAAGAACTGAGGTTTTCATATGGTTCATCGACTTTTACTTGATTGGTGAAACTGAAcggtttcttgtttctttgttaCCTGTTAATTGTATGTGCAACTGATACACTTACTCTTGCAGGCTCCATGTGCTTCATGTCTGGGTCTATTGAGATGGAAAATGTTTTTCTCCCGGAAAATGAAGTGGGTGTTTGGCATTGGCTATTTGGCAAGAGTGTCACTAGCATCATTCTTCGGAATTCCGGTACAAGTGATGGATATGTTGGAGTTGCTGCACCTTCTCTTGCTAGGATTCTCCcggtaaataataattatcattattaaaaagaaaaagaaaaaaaagtgctCTCATCAATATCCTCAGTGTCATATATGTTTCCACAATTATGTTGCAGATTGATATGGCAATGTTTGGTGGAGAGCTGCTATGCCAGGTAGAGAATATTGGTTACTTTGTTTATTCTGCCTAGTAGCTTCTTTTGGTACTTTTCTTAACAACTGATTTTCCGTTGTCCCCTTCCCCCTCCCTCTCACTGTATGTGAAAGAGATTAAATGTATATGTTTcacacatttaaattttagttgtcttgaattcaattattcaatttgTCTTCTTCTGAGCTCGGTTGCCTGAtaatttttgcttcatttttcttacgTAGCCAGATGCATTCCTTTGCTCTGTTAATGATGTTAAGGTTACCGACACAGCTTATCACAGAGTACGCAATGTTACCACAAGTGTGGAGGTGAGTTGATTTACTATTCCTTATTGGCTAAACTGCTCCATGCATCTCTGCTTTCTGGTATTAATTTTTGCTCTTccctatgtttttttttgtttttcttttcctcacTCTCTTTCTACTGTGGATGTTATTGTAGGGGTTTCTTAGACAGAAGTTATCAGGCCAAGGGCTCGCTTTCATTCTTGGAGGTGGATCTGGTATGcacttcattttattttagcaAATTCTCTAAAGGACTTGTTTGCCTCTGTTATGCAATCATGAAACCTGAAAATAAGCTTGAGtttcttctttgagttttcatGTCACCTGTTGGCTAGAGCAACTCATGTATCATTTtgttattaagatttatttccACACTTGTAATGGGGTCAATCACATCACAACTGCTGACCTTAAATTGTGCCAACTCATATGCTTTTATGCCAATAGGTTACATTGGATTCAGATTGTAATCGCACTTAAAGTAGATGGAGTAACTTCtgtaatattaatttaattgctggtgtttgttttttcttcagaGATTTATGGTAATTAATTTAGTATGATATACTCAATGCCTAGAAAAGAGAATGAGATTACCTTAtttatattgatatatttatttcaatcttaaagatggaaaataaaattaataatgtatGATAAAAGTTAGCTGATTATAAAAGCTTTTCGGGTGCTGCTAGTCGTACAGAAAAATCTCGAGGTTGGTGAAGTTCTATCAGTGGATATCTCCTGCATTCTGGCTATGACCACCACCATTGATGTCCAAATCAAATACAATGGTCCTGTGAGAAGAACAGTATTTGGGGTAAGATTTCTTTATGTTTATAGAGTTTGTTTTTTCTCATTACATGTCTTCTCTTGGTTGGCCAAgcaattatttgatttatggGTTATTATCTACGCAAAAGATAACTCGTTATAGGTTATGCCTTGCTTGAAATAAAGATCCAATGTATGATTACACACCAAGCTTTTGTTAGATGGGGATGGTAGAGCTCTACTTTTTGGGGAGGTTTTTCTATAACCTTTGTGGGTTTCTCTCGGGTGGGCATCTTTCTCCActtctttcatctttttttatttcaaaagaaatcataaaaatagCAGAAGCTTCTGGTTATGAAGAAGGAAATTTTGGCcaacaatttcaaattcattctTAAGCTTTAGCCAGGCATTCTCTGTATCTGTATGGAATACACTTCTGTCATCTTTTAACAAACCGTATTGTTAAATTTCAGGGTGACAACTTAGTGACAGCCACATTAACAGGACCAGGCATGGTCTTTATCCAGAGTTTGCCATTTCAACGACTTTCTCAGCGTATTGCGAGGTAATTACTATCGGAATTCTTTTAAGCTGTGGAAGATATCGGTTCCTCTTTTATGCTTTGAACTTATTGGATAATGTACCAAATTTTGTAGGGCCGTTACATCCCCAAATATGAGAGAAAATCCAAAGTTCTTTGTTCAgcttgcctttttcttttttctggcTTATGTTGTGATTCTATCTTCAATAATCTTGACAGACGTATGATTTTAGATCTTAAATCTCCCAGGGTGTTTAGCTACCCCAAAATTGGTACAAAGCTTTAGTTCTGAGTTGGAAagcctttctttcttttttattttattttatttttattgattattgaattttattttatatattgaaGTCCTGCAGATATCTTCCCAACTTGAATGAATGTCAGATTTGTAATTTGGGATTTGCATCATTTATCTAtgcattaattttttttttggtacctGTCTTAGGTGAAGGATGTAAGAAGTGCaaggactttttttttctctgaatGTAACTTCTAAAACTGAGATTTCTGAATTGATAAGAAACAAGTGAAGTTAAATTTGAAGTATTCAGGAGTCCCATTTCTACGGATCGGTAATAGCTTGTTGACGATAAGGATCGTTCAGTTAATGattcaattacatttttattttgaggaaAGCAATTAAAAAGTAgtataattttcaataaagtaataatatttgaagagAACCTTGATGTAAAATAGATGATCTAACAATTTTGTAACTAATTGTGTCAAGGTGGAAGATACAAGGTTGTCTCACTGTCacaaactcaactcaacttaACTATGTCAAACTTGCGCCCCAAAATGCTACGTATTGTAGAATATGCCAATAACGGCCTTTCACTCCATTGTTTCGTCGTAGCACACACCACACAAGCACCACCTGCCTTAGGAGACCAAAAAACGCCTTTCGGCAACAAGCCCTCGAGCCTCCTTTGTGATGTCTTCCTCGAACGTTATAATAAGAAATTGAGTCGAAAACATTGTAATAAGAAATTGGCCGCTGAAGTGTGATCTCATATCTTTAATGCTTGGGGGTTTCATTGACTTGAGTTTTTCTGTTGAGCAAAAGAAACAAGTAACCATTGCTAGATTGGCAGCAGCGAGCTTCCTAAAAAACTTGTCACCAGCTAACCTTCTTCATTATCATTAAAGAATGGATGTAACAAACAACTAACAAAACTCATCGATAGGACCACATTATCTCAGAATAAGACCTCGGGAGATAATAACATATGCCATTCCTTCAGAATGTCAAGAGAATCATTCAGCTGTAATTGGAGACTGGTTCCAGGTTAGGAGAAGAATGTTCTTGACTCAACAGAGTACAGACCTTAAGGCAATTTCTCTACCCGATGAGGGACCTCAGATGAGAGAAGTCCATTGGTGGTAGAAAGTGCACTAGCGGTATGgcagaaaattaaaattccatAGCTCTAAGAACTCTAATGCAGATAAGTACGAAGCTCAAGTTCTAAAACAAGTTCAGAACCACAAAGCTCATGATTAGAAACAACTCCAGTTTTGCCAAAAAGCAAAATGATTCAATATGACGAACCACATCAATCCAGAAGATACTTGATGCAGAGTAAAAGTTGTAGCTACATTGCCTTGCCAAGACCATTGTTGATAAATGGTTTGAAAATCTTACAACTATATTTCCATCCATATAGAGAATATGAACTACAACTACCTCAGACTCTGTCCCAAATTTATTAGCTAGAGTTGAGGCTGCCAGTCAATCACTCGACTAATAGGGCCCTATGACTGGTTAGTTCCAAAATTTAATGACAATACTTCATTTACATTGAAATCACGCAAAGATTAAAAGTAAGAGATCATCAAA contains:
- the LOC111785303 gene encoding uncharacterized protein LOC111785303 isoform X3, encoding MAAPFFSTPFQPYVYQSPQDAMIPFQILGGEAQVVQIMLKPQEKVIARPGSMCFMSGSIEMENVFLPENEVGVWHWLFGKSVTSIILRNSGTSDGYVGVAAPSLARILPIDMAMFGGELLCQPDAFLCSVNDVKVTDTAYHRVRNVTTSVEGFLRQKLSGQGLAFILGGGSVVQKNLEVGEVLSVDISCILAMTTTIDVQIKYNGPVRRTVFGGDNLVTATLTGPGMVFIQSLPFQRLSQRIAR
- the LOC111785303 gene encoding uncharacterized protein LOC111785303 isoform X1, which translates into the protein MAAPFFSTPFQPYVYQSPQDAMIPFQILGGEAQVVQIMLKPQEKVIARPGSMCFMSGSIEMENVFLPENEVGVWHWLFGKSVTSIILRNSGTSDGYVGVAAPSLARILPIDMAMFGGELLCQPDAFLCSVNDVKVTDTAYHRVRNVTTSVEGFLRQKLSGQGLAFILGGGSVVQKNLEVGEVLSVDISCILAMTTTIDVQIKYNGPVRRTVFGGDNLVTATLTGPGMVFIQSLPFQRLSQRIARAVTSPNMRENPKFFVQLAFFFFLAYVVILSSIILTDV
- the LOC111785303 gene encoding uncharacterized protein LOC111785303 isoform X2; the encoded protein is MAAPFFSTPFQPYVYQSPQDAMIPFQILGGEAQVVQIMLKPQEKVIARPGSMCFMSGSIEMENVFLPENEVGVWHWLFGKSVTSIILRNSGTSDGYVGVAAPSLARILPPDAFLCSVNDVKVTDTAYHRVRNVTTSVEGFLRQKLSGQGLAFILGGGSVVQKNLEVGEVLSVDISCILAMTTTIDVQIKYNGPVRRTVFGGDNLVTATLTGPGMVFIQSLPFQRLSQRIARAVTSPNMRENPKFFVQLAFFFFLAYVVILSSIILTDV